A window of Callospermophilus lateralis isolate mCalLat2 chromosome 13, mCalLat2.hap1, whole genome shotgun sequence contains these coding sequences:
- the Slc30a1 gene encoding proton-coupled zinc antiporter SLC30A1, with the protein MGCWGQNRGRLLCMLILTFMFMVLEVVVSRVTSSLAMLSDSFHMLSDVLALVVALVAERFARRTHATQKNTFGWIRAEVMGALVNAIFLTGLCFAILLEAIERFIEPHEMQQPLVVLGVGVAGLLVNVLGLCLFHHHSGFSQDSGHSHSHGGHGHSHGLPKGVRVKSNRTGDNDVSVAPGEPGPDQEETNTLVANTSNSNGLKLDSADPEKSRSDDAVEVQVNGNLIREPDDMNLEEEDDRAGQLNMRGVFLHVLGDALGSVIVVVNALLFFFSWKGCSEGDFCVNPCFPDPCKAYVDIINSTHASVHEAGPCWVLYLDPTLCIVMVCILLYTTYPLLKESALILLQTVPKQIDIRHLLKELQDVEGVEEVHELHVWQLAGSRIIATAHIKCEDPASYMQVAKTIKSVFHNHGIHATTIQPEFASVGSNASVVPCELACRTQCALKQCCGTRPPAHPGKDAEKGPAVSISCLELSDNLEKKPRRTKVENIPAVVIEIKKVPNKQPESSL; encoded by the exons ATGGGGTGCTGGGGTCAGAACCGGGGCCGGCTGCTGTGCATGCTGATACTGACCTTCATGTTCATGGTGCTGGAGGTGGTGGTCAGCCGGGTGACCTCGTCGCTGGCGATGCTCTCCGACTCCTTCCACATGTTGTCGGACGTGCTGGCGCTCGTGGTGGCGCTGGTGGCCGAGCGCTTCGCCCGGCGGACCCACGCCACCCAGAAGAACACGTTCGGCTGGATCCGGGCCGAGGTGATGGGGGCTCTGGTGAACGCCATCTTCCTGACCGGCCTCTGCTTCGCCATCCTGCTGGAGGCCATCGAGCGCTTCATCGAGCCGCACGAGATGCAGCAGCCGCTGGTGGTCCTCGGAGTCGGCGTGGCCGGGCTGCTGGTCAACGTGCTGGGGCTCTGTCTCTTCCACCATCACAGCGGCTTCAGCCAGGACTCCGGTCACAGCCACTCGCACGGGGGGCACGGCCACAGCCACGGTCTCCCCAAAGGGGTCCGCGTCAAGAGCAACCGCACCGGGGACAACGATGTCAGCGTGGCCCCGGGCGAGCCCGGGCCAGACCAGGAGGAGACCAACACCCTGGTGGCCAATACCAGCAACTCCAACGGGCTGAAACTGGACTCTGCAG atccAGAAAAATCCAGAAGTGATGATGCAGTGGAAGTACAAGTGAATGGGAATCTTATCAGAGAACCTGATGATATGAATTTGGAAGAAGAAGATGATAGGGCCGGACAACTTAACATGCGTGGAGTTTTTCTGCATGTCCTTGGAGATGCCTTGGGTTCAGTGATTGTAGTAGTAAATGCcttgctctttttcttttcttggaaAGGTTGTTCTGAAGGGGATTTTTGTGTGAACCCATGTTTCCCTGATCCCTGCAAAGCTTATGTAGACATAATTAATAGTACTCATGCATCAGTTCATGAGGCTGGTCCTTGCTGGGTACTATATTTAGATCCAACTCTTTGTATTGTAATGGTTTGTATACTTCTTTACACAACTTACCCATTACTTAAGGAATCTGCTCTTATTCTTCTACAAACTGTTCCTAAACAAATTGATATCAGACATTTGCTAAAAGAACTTCAAGATGTTGAAGGAGTTGAGGAAGTTCACGAATTACATGTTTGGCAACTTGCTGGAAGCAGAATCATTGCCACTGCTCACATAAAATGCGAAGACCCAGCATCATACATGCAGGTGGCTAAAACCATTAAAAGCGTTTTTCATAATCACGGAATTCATGCTACTACCATTCAGCCTGAATTTGCTAGTGTAGGCTCTAATGCAAGTGTAGTCCCTTGTGAACTTGCCTGCAGGACTCAGTGTGCTTTGAAGCAATGTTGTGGGACACGGCCACCAGCCCATCCTGGAAAGGATGCAGAAAAGGGCCCAGCAGTTAGCATTTCTTGTTTAGAACTTAGTGACAATCTAGAGAAGAAGCCCAGGAGGACTAAAGTTGAAAACATCCCTGCTGTTGTGATAGAGATTAAAAAAGTGCCAAACAAGCAACCTGAATCATCTTTGTGA